The following proteins are co-located in the Osmia bicornis bicornis unplaced genomic scaffold, iOsmBic2.1, whole genome shotgun sequence genome:
- the LOC123989210 gene encoding jerky protein homolog-like yields MSSEKVTLNMQQRIQVLEDLKTLPVRIVAAKYRIHPQTVRRIQKKEIYIREFAAKGKTGQKQQRMKKPVYPELEEQLYTWFCERTALGDRISDLLLQEKAVELQQSSATSSRCKVSMSWVSNFKRRHNIRLVSVCGEKASADTNAAESFIQYFQRHIEQEGIDIENVYNMDESGLFWKALPIKTLSTEKM; encoded by the coding sequence ATGTCGAGTGAGAAAGTGACGTTGAATATGCAACAACGCATCCAAGTGCTGGAGGATTTAAAAACTTTACCTGTGCGGATCGTTGCTGCCAAATATCGTATACATCCGCAAACAGTTCGCAGaattcaaaaaaaagaaatttatattcGCGAATTTGCTGCGAAGGGCAAAACGGGGCAAAAGCAGCAACGAATGAAGAAACCAGTGTACCCTGAATTAGAAGAACAATTGTACACGTGGTTCTGTGAAAGAACAGCTCTTGGCGACCGCATAAGCGATTTGCTGTTACAGGAGAAAGCTGTAGAATTACAGCAAAGTAGTGCAACGTCTTCGAGGTGCAAAGTGAGCATGTCGTGGGTGTCAAATTTTAAACGGCGCCATAACATACGTCTGGTGAGTGTGTGTGGTGAAAAAGCAAGTGCTGATACAAATGCAGCAGAAtcatttattcaatattttcaacgACATATAGAACAGGAAGGTATTGATATAGAGAATGTATATAATATGGACGAAAGTGGATTATTTTGGAAGGCGCTTCCAATAAAAACATTGTCGACGGAAAAAATGTAG
- the LOC123989211 gene encoding jerky protein homolog-like encodes MKKDRITFGLCANVTGTNKIKPLVVHKYKKPRALKHSLHRLPVCYKSQKNAWVDREIFQDWYEQHFKPSVREYQLRKGITGKVILLLDNCASHQVPLSEDDDTFSIQYLPPNTTALLQPMDQGVILKTKRIFQKEMCRSILTYEGGVNEFYANYNIKDCIDILIQAWGEVMPENIRHSWHKIIPAPVYIQSYFRNESEDDGLEDAISVISDGQISQQQAAIFLNTCRIEEEEVPQSDADNQDSNNESEQDSDNEDEHNIQSPQEQIKYKLQCLKYHIMRASCLTTELQDLTSS; translated from the coding sequence ATGAAGAAGGACAGAATTACCTTCGGGTTATGTGCCAATGTTACCGGAACCAATAAAATAAAACCGTTAGTAGTGCACAAATATAAAAAACCAAGAGCGTTGAAGCACTCGTTGCACAGACTTCCAGTCTGCTATAAATCGCAAAAAAATGCTTGGGTAGACCGTGAAATATTTCAGGATTGGTATGAACAGCACTTCAAGCCTAGCGTCCGTGAATATCAATTAAGGAAAGGCATCACCGGGAAGGTAATATTATTACTTGATAATTGCGCAAGTCATCAAGTTCCATTATCTGAGGACGATGATACATTTTCAATTCAATATCTTCCACCAAACACCACAGCCCTCCTACAACCAATGGATCAAGGAGTGATCCTTAAAACTAAAAGAATCTTCCAAAAAGAAATGTGCCGCTCCATTTTAACGTATGAAGGAGGGGTTAATGAATTTTATGCCAATTACAATATAAAAGATTGCATTGATATTTTGATACAGGCATGGGGAGAAGTTATGCCTGAAAATATACGGCACAGTTGGCATAAAATAATTCCAGCTCCTGTGTACATTCAAAGTTATTTTAGAAATGAGAGTGAGGACGATGGTTTGGAAGATGCAATATCGGTGATTAGTGATGGACAAATTTCGCAACAACAAGCGGCtatctttttaaatacatGCCGTATAGAGGAAGAGGAAGTTCCACAAAGTGACGCAGATAATCAAGACAGTAACAATGAAAGTGAACAGGACAGTGATAATGAAGACGAACACAACATACAATCACCACaagaacaaataaaatataagttaCAGTGTTTAAAATACCACATCATGCGAGCAAGCTGTTTAACAACAGAATTACAAGATCTTACTTCTTCATAG
- the LOC123989212 gene encoding cAMP-dependent protein kinase catalytic subunit-like, with protein sequence MFFNFLLENTKGTSAEVQQQPQALLQALPQQQQEMEPELQQQLEPQLQLQPQPELQLGLPPQQLQQPQQPQLQYNVSQQPQISLRLQQPPQLLPLSQLQQQMQHLHLQQSQRPQRTPLLRLQQQVQQQHSREIKELRSHLHLHHLHQQLPQQQQQLQDQQ encoded by the coding sequence atgtttttcaattttcttttagaaAATACCAAGGGAACATCTGCGGAAGTGCAACAGCAACCGCAGGCGCTGTTGCAAGCACTCCCCCAACAGCAACAGGAAATGGAACCGGAGTTGCAACAACAACTGGAGCCGCAGTTGCAACTCCAGCCCCAGCCGGAACTGCAACTGGGACTTCCGCCGcagcagctgcagcagccgcAGCAACCACAGCTGCAATATAACGTATCTCAACAGCCGCAGATATCGCTGCGTCTGCAGCAACCACCGCAGCTGCTGCCGTTGTCCCAGTTGCAACAACAAATGCAGCATCTGCACTTGCAGCAAAGTCAGAGACCTCAACGGACCCCGTTGTTGCGACTGCAGCAGCAAGTTCAGCAGCAGCACTCGCGGGAGATCAAAGAGCTGCGATCGCATCTGCATCTGCACCATCTGCACCAGCAACTAccgcagcagcagcagcaactgCAAGACCAGCAGTAA